The Methanococcoides sp. AM1 genomic sequence TCAATCCTTCACCCACATTGGCTACAATGTATGGGTAAATGTTTGGCATGTCCTGAACCAATAAAGGTGCCCAATCTGCAGTTCTGTTCATACCATAAGCAAGTCCGGGAAGCCATTCATGGGTTCCATGGGTACCCATATGTATAACTGCATCAGCATCCCAGTCGTCATTCAGCCAGAGATAAAAAGCTATGTACTGGTGTGGTGGAGGTACCAATGAACTGTGATACAGCACATTGTCATTCTGCGTCATTCCACGGGCAGGCTGAGGCATCAGCCAGACATTACCACACTGTACAGTAGGAATAACAATGTA encodes the following:
- a CDS encoding cobaltochelatase subunit CobN — translated: IPEDLRTQVINEWGEPWSEDFTEDKMFMIWENESGRYIVIPTVQCGNVWLMPQPARGMTQNDNVLYHSSLVPPPHQYIAFYLWLNDDWDADAVIHMGTHGTHEWLPGLAYGMNRTADWAPLLVQDMPNIYPYIVANVGEGL